GTTAAGATCaagatttcttttttgtctcagCACTCACATACACTGAAACGAAATTTGATCTttgcatttgacccatcctctacactaggagcagtgggcagccacAGTGCCGCGCTCAGGAACCAACTCCAGTTGTTTTGCCAGCACCAGTGGTCAGGGGAACTGACAGGAGCACACCTGGTAGCACCTGAGCCACGCAGCTCAGACGTAACTGCAGCTGTGCATCATCTAGAGATTTGGTGTGTTGCCTATTTTTTCCCGTGTGAGGCttttctcagcaaaaatagagtgaaaatgatctgttgacagtcatattgacatcataCCATCAACATTACACCTCTTAATATGAACTTAATGTTTATCATGAATAGTCCAACTAGACACCCTGGTGTCCATCATACACAACTTAAATAATTACCTTTATGTTCATCCTCTTTATACATACATAATCAATGTGTAAGTGTCCAGCATGTCCCAACACTCACAGAAAGCATAAAATCAAGGCAGGATgtgttttaatcattattagtttttacagtttgtaattTAAGTGCATGAAGCATCAatgttgttgctatggttacctgccAGCCAATGGAAAACTAGTATGTTCTGTTTCATTGGTATAAAATTGAATCAAACTGTTTCCTCTGATCCATCTGCTAAACTGTGAGTTTTCTGAAATCCACCACTGGACCGAGTATAAATCTTGTTTAACAGGCAGAGAGTGAATGACTAAACAGCCAGTACAGAtatagctgctgctgtcagtcccAGTACACAGTAGAGGCCGATCCTTTCCCGACTCGCTGTGTTTGGTGTCTCAGGTTCAGGCCAATCCCTCGCTGCTGTAAAGACACCAAACACATCTGTGTCATTCATGTGaagaaacaacatttcactaaagaaaactaaataacCACAACACATTAAGTTGGAACATATTTCATAGTTCTGCTGAGTTTTACTGAATCATCTTACCAGTGACATTGAGTCGGCCTTTTCCTCTGTTCCAACCAGAATCTGTTCTCACTTCACACTGGTACAGACCCGAGTCATCAGTCCTGATTctggacacatgaagtctgattcGTCCTTCTCTGAGGGCGTCTTTGTCACACTGAACTCGTCCTGCAAACTGTCCATCCTGAAACTCTGAGTCCTCAACACCCTCATATAGATGATACAGGACCAAGGGTTTAACATCAGTTAACAGTTGACAATTAATTATAAGTACGGTG
This sequence is a window from Thunnus thynnus chromosome 10, fThuThy2.1, whole genome shotgun sequence. Protein-coding genes within it:
- the LOC137190859 gene encoding programmed cell death 1 ligand 1-like, with amino-acid sequence MICRILLLISLTSCVCGTFVLNVTETSYQAEENHNITLEWMFTTKTDSSSTVLIINCQLLTDVKPLVLYHLYEGVEDSEFQDGQFAGRVQCDKDALREGRIRLHVSRIRTDDSGLYQCEVRTDSGWNRGKGRLNVTAARDWPEPETPNTASRERIGLYCVLGLTAAAISVLAV